Proteins encoded together in one Astatotilapia calliptera chromosome 7, fAstCal1.2, whole genome shotgun sequence window:
- the LOC113026995 gene encoding F-box only protein 31-like, producing the protein MAVCARLCGVGQSRRCRRRQRHNQQDQGSDSDMDEEEEERIVGKGRFDAGACGGPERGVAATAGPSDACEYGSGRVNTGGFLDRTSTGPPHPQSLAELPPELLVEIFSLLPGTTLSNVALVCKKFRQLLKTETIWRRRCIEEFGMREDLRKVEARGVTSQDLYVKLLYPYRHILGLWQPDIGPYGGLLNVVVDGLFIIGWMYLPPHDPRVEDPMRRRPLFQIHMMESNKATVECMYGHKGPHKGDIQTVKKDEFSTKCNQTDHHRMPGGRQEEFRTWLEEEWGRTLEEIFHEHMQELILMKFIYTSQYDNCLTYRRIYLPPAKPSDLLQPGLFKGTYGSHGLEIVMLSFHGMSARATKLTGDPNVPAGQLTLDVNLCRPVVLPDLEQQCNIEELSRLVMGVHEEVQREQEQKENGTSATGRCAAEGACGGSSAAEEMESDHGACSDSCDSSHSSRSNPETQPFVLPMGVMARNEEYPRTCRKCFYGTGLIAGHGFTSPERTPGLFVLFDKDRFGFIWLELKSFSLYSRLTDNLPHAHAPDLERFEAMLRNMQSWTS; encoded by the exons ATGGCTGTTTGCGCCAGGCTCTGCGGAGTTGGTCAGTCTCGGAGGTGCCGAAGGCGACAGAGGCATAACCAGCAGGATCAAGGCAGCGATTCCGACATggacgaggaggaagaggagcggaTCGTGGGCAAAGGGAGATTCGACGCAGGTGCTTGCGGAGGCCCAGAGCGCGGCGTAGCAGCCACTGCAGGGCCGAGTGACGCTTGCGAATATGGCAGCGGTCGTGTCAACACAGGGGGCTTTCTGGATCGCACGAGCACGGGACCTCCACACCCCCAGTCCTTAGCGGAATTACCACCGGAGCTTTTAGTGGAAATATTCTCCTTGCTCCCAGGAACAACTCTATCAAATGTTGCCCTCGTTTGTAAGAAATTCAGACAACTCCTCAAGACGGAAACCATCTGGAGAAGGCGATGCATTGAAG AGTTTGGCATGAGGGAGGATCTGAGGAAGGTGGAAGCACGAGGAGTGACTAGCCAGGATCTCTATGTTAAAC TGCTTTACCCATACAGGCATATTTTGGGCCTATGGCAGCCTGACATTGGCCCTTATGGTGGATTGCTCAATGTTGTG GTGGACGGGTTGTTCATCATTGGCTGGATGTATTTGCCACCTCACGACCCCCGCGTGGAGGACCCCATGAGAAGGCGCCCACTCTTCCAGATCCACATGATGGAGAGCAACAAGGCAACTGTGGAGTGCATGTATGGACACAAAGGTCCTCACAAAGGAGACATACAG ACAGTAAAGAAGGATGAATTTTCAACAAAGTGTAACCAGACTGACCATCACCGCATGCCAGGAGGCAGACAGGAG gaGTTCAGGACATGGTTGGAGGAAGAATGGGGGAGGACACTGGAAGAAATATTTCATGAGCACATGCAGGAGCTTATCCTAATGAAGTTCATTTATACTAGTCAATATGA TAACTGCTTGACATACCGAAGGATCTACCTGCCACCTGCAAAGCCCTCTGATCTGCTGCAGCCAGGCCTTTTCAAAGGCACCTATGGTAGTCATGGCTTGGAGATTGTCATGCTTAGTTTCCATGGAATGTCTGCAAGAGCAACCAAACTCACT GGAGATCCCAATGTTCCTGCAGGGCAGCTCACACTGGATGTTAACCTGTGTCGGCCTGTGGTCCTCCCAGACTTGGAGCAACAGTGTAACATTGAGGAGCTGTCACGGCTAGTAATGGGAGTGCATGAGGAAGTACAGAGGGAGCAGGAACAAAAGGAAAATGGCACTTCTGCCACAGGTAGATGTGCAGCTGAAGGGGCCTGTGGTGGTTCCAGCGCAGCAGAGGAGATGGAGTCAGATCACGGTGCTTGTTCAGACAGCTGTGACTCTAGTCACAGTAGCAGATCCAATCCTGAAACACAGCCTTTTGTCTTGCCTATGGGGGTCATGGCTCGCAACGAGGAGTACCCTCGCACCTGCAGAAAATG CTTCTATGGGACAGGCCTGATTGCTGGGCATGGCTTTACAAGTCCGGAGCGCACCCCGGGGCTCTTTGTGCTGTTTGATAAGGACCGGTTTGGTTTCATCTGGCTGGAGTTGAAGTCTTTCAGTCTGTACAGTCGCCTGACGGACAACTTACCTCACGCTCATGCCCCCG